The window TACTAAGCGGCGAACAGCCCCCCAGAAAAAAAAGCAGCATCACCAGCAGGGCGAGACAGACAGAATGAACAACCCGGCGTGCAGGGGAAGGGCTGGGCCCCTCAAGAGCCCGCTGATGTCGAGATCCACAATTCATAAACTTCATTATAAGCAGTTTTGAGCCTTGATCGACCCGGCTTTCAATCAATTCTGAGCGGTGGTTCCAGGCCGATTACCGTTTGGCCATCGACTTCTCAAAGGTTCAGTTCGGGCTCTTTTCCCAAGGATCCGCTGCGGTATCTGTATCGTTTTCATGCGACTGATAGCATAGCCTGGACACTGTATGGCAAGGTAAAAAATGTTAATTCGTGCCAGCCACCTCCGTTGCAGAAAGCTCTGGGGAGTAAAAAGGGGACAATACTTATCATGGATGTCCCCGATTTATTCTCAGCAGGCCAGCCGGACTATCCTATCTTTATGACCACCAGAGTGATGTCATCCTCCTGGGGAAGCCCGTCACGAAACCGTTCCACCTCAAGAACCACCTCTTGCTGAATTTCCCTGGCTGATCTGCTCGAGTTATGCTCAATCAGCTCCCGCAGCCGTTTTTTACCGAACAGGAGGTTTTGCCTGTTCATGGTTTCATGAATGCCGTCAGTGCCGATGACTACTATATCGCCTTCACTGAGGTTCTGCTCGACCTGGTTCTCAAACCTGAAATCGGCATCCACTCCGAGTACCAGCCCCTTGCCCCCCAGCTCTGTGAACTGGCCGGTTTCTCTCCGGTAATATACAGCCGGTTCGTGCCCCGCCCGGACCCATCGTATAACTTTGCTTGCTTGATCGATCTCCAGGAAGAACATGGTGGTGAAAACACCACTGATAGCACAGTCCTTGGTAAGGTTTTTGTTAACGGTGGCAAGTAGATCAGCGGGATTGGTGTACGTCTGGATAGCCGAGACCATATAAGCCCGGACGCTGGTCATCAGCATCGCAGCCCCGACACCGTGGCCGCATACATCGGCCACCGCGACACCAAACTTCTCATCGGGGAGCAGGAAGTAATCGTAATAATCCCCCCCAGTCTGATCACAGTAAAGAGAGAATCCGCTGATATCATATCCCTTAAGATACGGGCTCTTCACTGGCAACAGGTTTTGCTGCACCTCCTCGGCGAGCCGCAGAGCGCTCATCAACTCGAAGCGGTGCCTGAGCCCGTCGATCATATGGTTGGTATGGCCGGCAATCACCCCGAACTCATCTCTGGTGGCCACCGCCACCTTGCGGCTGAGATCTCCTCTTTGCACCTGCTCCAGGACATTGGTCTGGTTTTTGAACAGCAGCTTGAGGTTTCTGGAGTAGGAGACGATCAGGTTAGTGACCAGAATCAGCAATGCTCCAATAATAAACAATATCTCATAGATAACTGACAGTTTCGCATCCATGATAGCATCAGGATCCTTGGATGTCTCTGTGAGCCACTCCACATCACGCACAAATACCAGCACGAGTACTATCCCAACCAGCACGGTGGTGATTACGGCC of the Desulfosediminicola ganghwensis genome contains:
- a CDS encoding SpoIIE family protein phosphatase; this encodes MATLSPVRLGTVIGLGFLPLLLIRGPMVKHFLAGASHIHRPARAFILDFGICLGAALLTNLYFLLVLGLPIYSLLSLFIGCFIAGFFIGLDSSLATERKGILEAMEENQEIPIPTRFFSLSRKYALVAVITTVLVGIVLVLVFVRDVEWLTETSKDPDAIMDAKLSVIYEILFIIGALLILVTNLIVSYSRNLKLLFKNQTNVLEQVQRGDLSRKVAVATRDEFGVIAGHTNHMIDGLRHRFELMSALRLAEEVQQNLLPVKSPYLKGYDISGFSLYCDQTGGDYYDYFLLPDEKFGVAVADVCGHGVGAAMLMTSVRAYMVSAIQTYTNPADLLATVNKNLTKDCAISGVFTTMFFLEIDQASKVIRWVRAGHEPAVYYRRETGQFTELGGKGLVLGVDADFRFENQVEQNLSEGDIVVIGTDGIHETMNRQNLLFGKKRLRELIEHNSSRSAREIQQEVVLEVERFRDGLPQEDDITLVVIKIG